The following coding sequences are from one Carassius gibelio isolate Cgi1373 ecotype wild population from Czech Republic chromosome B7, carGib1.2-hapl.c, whole genome shotgun sequence window:
- the sdcbp gene encoding syntenin-1 — translation MSLYPSLEDMKVDKFMKAQNTPPASPLKALPLPETEPYFDPKSEELATSSRLYPGLNEFMGLNLSAEAQQSLSSAVPDETSGVLSVCTHGMSWVAAPITGSDLGVKRAEIRQGVREVVLCKDMDGKIGLRLKVIDNGVFVQLVQANTPAALAGLRFGDQILQINGISCAGWSSDNAHKELKNANPEKITLAVRDRPLERTVTLHKDMNGQLGFLFKKGRITSIVKDSSAARNGLLTDHQICEINGQNIIGLKDSQITDILNSSGGVVTVTVMPVVIFEHMMKRMSSSIVKSLMDHSIPEV, via the exons ATGTCACTGTATCCATCTCTAGAAGACATGAAGGTGGATAAGTTCATGAAG GCACAGAACACCCCTCCTGCGAGCCCATTAAAGGCTTTACCTCTTCCAGAAACTGAGCCTTACTTTGATCCAAAATCAGAAGAGCTAG CTACTTCTAGCAGGTTGTACCCTGGGCTGAATGAGTTTATGGGTCTAAATCTCAGTGCAGAAGCTCAACAAAGTCTTTCCTCTGCAGTTCCTGATGAGACCAGTGGG GTTCTTAGTGTCTGCACACATGGAATGAGCTGGGTGGCAGCCCCCATAACAGGAAGTGACCTGGGGGTGAAGCGGGCAGAGATTCGACAGGGTGTTCGGGAGGTGGTGCTGTGCAAAGACATGGATGGGAAGATTGGACTCCGCCTCAAAGTCATAGATAAT GGCGTGTTTGTGCAGTTAGTGCAGGCTAACACTCCTGCAGCACTGGCAGGGCTGCGTTTTGGTGATCAGATTCTGCAGATCAATGGCATATCATGTGCAGGCTGGAGTAGTGATAATGCACATAAGGAGCTCAAGAATGCCAACCCAGAGAAGATCACTTTGGCTGTGCgagacag GCCATTGGAGCGAACTGTCACTCTTCACAAGGACATGAATGGCCAGCTCGGCTTTCTTTTTAAAAAGGGTCGAATCACCTCAATAGTAAAAGACAGCTCAGCTGCACGTAACGGCCTCCTTACTGATCATCAGATCTGTGAGATCAATGGTCAGAATATAATCGGACTAAAG GACTCCCAAATCACAGACATCCTTAATTCCAGCGGAGGAGTTGTCACAGTAACTGTGATGCCAGTGGTCATCTTTGAACACATGATGAAAAG GATGTCCAGCAGTATTGTAAAGTCACTAATGGACCATTCTATTCCTGAGGTGTGA